CAATGCTGCTGTATTATAGACATGATGTGTCAGTAGAAAATTAGGATGTCTATTATCAAAAATTGAGGACATTCATTCCAGTCTCTGGTAATCTAACCTTAGTGCAAAACAGATGCTAAGACATATTTAGCAAAAAAGGTGATACATTAAGGCCAAAAATTTGTTCAGTCATCACTATCGCTTCCAGATTCACTCAGCTGCAAGTCATTTCCTAGAAGAAAGAGAGTCATTGTATTAGTCATTTTCAAGGAAATACTTTTATTCTTTCAAGATATGCCCTTTCCCAATTAAAGGCTTACAAAAACTAATACCAAACAGGTCACCAACAGAGGCTTGGACTAAAGGATCTTTAAATgtcctttctaacccaaagTATTTGGTAAGAAGAGAATGAATAAGTGTAGAACCAAACTCCAAAGTACCAGAACCCTAGGGAGACCACTTTTCTACAATTTTACAATCTTGGCAAGGGAGCCATTAGCTTATTAGTCACaactgcatttatttaataTCACCACATCACAAAATACAACACCTAGTTATCTTTGCCACCcacattttcatgtttcataAGTGGGAAACTGCTGGTGAAGGCAGCTTTGTGAAAAACGAGCTGGGTTTTTTGAAACACATCTGAATGACACTCAGCTGTGCTTGAAAACAAAGTGGTGTCTCAATCAAGAGGAGCAGCTCTTTGATGTACCATTTAAAGATGTATCAGTGACCTACTATTTCAAACAGGTTTTGGAACAAGTGAACAAACAGAACATCAAAAGAAATTTTACACAGCACTTTAATTTGGTGGCTATATATATTTCAAAGTGGGGAAGTAAAAAGAAGATTACATTGTGCTTGCAATGGATGTGGAGAAGCTTTCCAGGATGACagataaataacaaaaaaaaccccagcagcatGCTAGAGAGAATCTACATTGTAGCTAACAACTTTGCATGCTTTGTGACAACTGGGTATGCTTTTATTCACACCTGACCTGCCAAAGAgccatttaaaaacaaacaaacaaaagcaacaaacccaaacaaaaacccaaaaagaatGCATCTCAAGTTGTGCAGTAATggcttaaaaagcaaagcaaaaaagtCACTGAAACTGAGTATGCACACTATTTTTCCATGCCctttcctcagctgcagcacCCTTCACTGGTCACTTTTTCAGATAGGTAAAAAAGTAACCTCAAGAGGGAAAACCCAACAGGGCACTcagattggatttttttttttttttttttaaatcaggcaCATAATTTTTGCCAGAGCACTGAAGTCTTTAATATGGCTACATTTAGCCTTCCTCTGTTTTCCACTATGTCATCACTAAAGCTTAGAAATTGTGTGTCATCACATTTCACtgtaacaaaacagaaaacactttaTAAAAGGCAAGAATAGTGAAGATGGCTGTTTCCAACAGTCTTTAAAGTACCACTgtagacaatttttttccagtcctctATATGGAGACAACATTTACAGCCATACTACTtgaatataaatttaaaaagcagctttgaaacAACAAAATCAAGTAATTTGTCAATgattattcagaaaaatatattaccctgagaaataatattttgaggCAGAGAGTGGCATTAGTAAATTAAACACATGCATTTGTAACTCAGAGGAAAACTTACAGCAAATTCTTAGAAATCCCAGCCCTGTTACAGACTACCTACTTTAGGAAAGAACTGGAAGTATGAGCAAGAAGATAACCTTCCAAATACTGATTCTGCAGCCTTCAAAAGTTATTTCAACATAGTTAATAGAAATTGCACCAACACTATTAACATCAGCCAAAAACACAAATGCTTGTGAAAACTAACAGATGGGAAAAGCAAGAACTCCAAGTTCCAGAGTCAGAATGCACAAGCATTTACGTCAGGGAGAACTTTCCACCTTATTTTTGTAACCCTACCTCCAAACCACACCTTCAGAGAAGGTAAAATAACACAGGGCAGAGCTGGTAGTGTTCAGATGGGTTTGGTGCAAGAACAGAAAGTTCTTTTAACTGGGACTTGGAAGAAACACCTAGACTCTATTGTGCTTCTGAGGCACCAATAACTTCAGAAAACTGTTTGATGTTGTTTCCACAGTGCCAGCTGCTTACGAGCAATATTAATCAGGGAAATAGATTGCACTGCAAATTATAACATTTCCTAAACCTTTAAGTCAATTATTATAATGCATTCATTTGAATGGATAAGGAAACTCATAGGAGTGAGCTGTGTTTCACAGATCTTAGTGGTCACACCAACACCAAACTAATACaagggaaaattatttcatgccTACCTGTTGTACCAGCACCAAGTACCAAAAGAATTTGTGCTGAGTATTATGTACATAACAAAAACCTCTAGGAGAGCCAATCTGTGCTGGCTTTTCTTTGGAAAGTTATTCTATTTAACCTAACTCTTGTGTAAACAAGTAGACATGAAGCAAcatacaataaaatatttatgaaggaCAGATACACTTGTGCCACCATTCACGGACTTGGTTATAAGGCAAATGAGCCTATATAATCAGCTGAAGCCAAAGAGTGGAAGAAGCAGGACTTTGGAGACAAGGGCCAACCTTGAATCCCAGATTCCTGAAGAGGCAGATCATGTATATCTGGCAGAAGTATTGGGCTGCCATGGTCTAAACACCACCTTCTGTGTTTTCCAAGTTCCACAAAACCTCAGCTGCAAGATTTCTACATGCAAGATGCAGCTCTGCTCtaacccttcccccagccctctgcctgCACACAGCAAGCCAAAGAACAACTTCACTAATTACCTGCTATGGCCCTGATTCTACAGAGGTGCACAAAACTAGTCACACACAGAAGTGGCCAAACCTCAAAACAGGATTAGACAAGCAAACAGCTTGTGCTGACATTTGTTgattcaatattttatttttgtaaaagatTTGAGATGGAAGAAATGACTGTACAGGACCCCAGCTGAGAACTCTTGCCATTCAGGCTAGAACCGTGTGCTATCCGTTTAGTTTCTCCAGGTTGCCAGTTTCTCTCTCTTGCCAAATTCCCTCAGGAGGGGAGCTAGAGAAACACCTCCTCCTTGAAAGTAACTATTTACACCTCTGTCTAGTTGAAGTGTATTTTCAGTGTTAACTATACTGGAAGTTGGGGactgaataattttaaacagtaaATAAATCTGTAGCCATAACTGAAGAAAATGGGATTGAACTAAAGATCTAGGAAAGCTCAGATAGTCAAGCCCAAGATTTGGCACTCCAGACAGAGGTTCTACCTGTCAATTTGGTTCTTGAGCACCATCAAGCCACCAAGCTCTGTAATAGCCTTGATGTTGTCATGTTTTAAGCAGCGTTTTCTCACTACGACTTAAAATTGGTGGACTTGGACACCTGTACCTGTTTTCTCAGTGGAAACTTTGCCAGCTGGGATTTTGTCACTGGAGATAGAGCTTAATCTCGTTTTCataacagttttatttaaagcatGGAGAACAGGAAATCCCATTTGTGAATAAGGGTTGAAATAAATGTCATGCTCTAGAGTCACACAAGTTATAAACATGAAAACATTGTTCTCTACAGAGACAGTAAAATGAAAGTAGCATTTAGTCCTTTGCACACAAAGTCACAGGACTTTTCAGTCTGATCTTATCTGCTAATGCAGTACATAATTAAGTATCTGTGCTGGTtattaaagtatttaaatactatctacagaaaaaaaaaatcaacaataaAACCAACAGTTCGTGTTATTCATTAAGTACTGATATGAAAGTAGAAAGACAGGAGGTCTAGAACTTCAGTGTTACAGGTTTAACATGACAAACCTCAAAGATCCCAGGCTGCAAACCAGGACTGGTGGGAAACTCTTCAACCCAAGAGCCTGCAGCTAAGCAACTCAtcaaaaatgtaataatttttgaaCAGTCACCATAGCTGAAAATTCACTTCCATGTCTGAATACTCCTGATATTCAGGTAGCAAACTTAAGGTTCTCTACCTAGTGGAGTTTTTTCTGTCCAAACTCTCCTTTTTTGAATAGACAGCATTCAGTTCCTGCCTGCACAGCAACTGCTTCTTGAAGATCATCACAGCTACTcttcaaattacttttctaGTTCCCTAAATGAGTGGATTAAGATAGTACCACCTGAAAGCAAATCACCTCCTTCCCTATATGCTAAGAACAGTTTTGCCATGCTGTCCAGTGCAACAGTGCCCTGAATATTAGTTACTGAAGTAGCTAAGAATACACCATCTCTTCTGTAATTCAGAGTATCAACAGCATGGTACCTTTCCCATAGTTCCActcaagaaattaaaagcatatGTTTTGGGAAGTTAGTTCAAGTATTTTCAATACAAAATTACTGATCTCCAGTTCCAATGTATGTAATTGGGAGGAAGCCAGAAGAGcttaggaaatattttcaactGCATCAGCTCTAATTTAGTATCTCTGGGGACTAAGAACCTTCTAGCCCAGCATCTAATTCAGACCACTGCTGAACAATCAAACCCTAGCATCACTTCCCACAGTTTTAATTATAACAGAGACATACTTAAAAACAATATGGTTTCCTTTCAGAATCTTGATGTCTGGAACTGTGCACTAAGAAAAGAACAGCCTTTGTACTTACGTAGTGTATTCATCATATGACCACTGCTCTCTTGGGATCTGTTATGACTGGCATCTTTGTCAGGGACAGCCTGTTGTGGTATGGCAGACACAGTAGGCTGTGACTGCAAATATGGCATTGACAGAGGAAGACAGGGCTTCATTTCCTCATCTTCAGAATCACTAGAACTATTTTCACTGCTTGATGAAGAGGATGAAGAACTTTTAGAGTCAGATGAACTGTCAGAGCTACTCAGCTGGTCCATGATACTGGCTTCTGCTTTTAACTCTGCAAAGAACATGATAGGTTTCTTGGTCAATATTTATCATAGTGGGAacaaaagaaggaggaggaaaaaaagtaatagaaaaGTGACAACAGAGATCAGGTacacatttaaaagcaaaaaacccaaacaaacaaacaaacaaacaaaaaaatcaaatgaatACCACCAAAACGCCTCAGAACAAAGAAAAGGGCAGAAGTAAGCATCCAGCCTGTCatgtggttttcttctcttgtaGCTTGGGAGCTCTCTCCCTTTCAAGCCAAGTGTTAGAACAAAGGTGACTGTGAACCCTAATGCTAACCCCACATTCCACAGGATAACACATCCCACATGGCCTTTAATTTCTGCAACTAGCAAGTCTTCTGTATTTGCCTTGCACCCCCAAAGTTGTCTTTCGTTGACTAAAAACTGCACTTACAATCATAGATAAGTTAGCTGCAAGATGTCTACAGCTGCACCCAAAAtgcctcccagcagctcagcattaCAATCAATACACTTGCTTGGCTTGAGTGACATTTTGCTGCAATCCAGGTTAAGCATGAGGAATACCCAAAGCAACCATCCATAGCTTACTACTAGGAAGACATGGTAAAATTACCACCAAATCCCTGTTCTCTTGGGGGgcacaaaaaaaagaggaacacGAGACAAGAAATACTGGAAATTTAATAGATCAAACTGGCTCAACAAACATGCACTCTTAATAATTCATCTGACTACAATAATATTTAGGAGAGTATGAATGGGTAAACTGTGCTGCACAGCATAACTTTTTCATACATATTAGCCAAAGTCCAAGGTACAGAGAAAGTTAGATTTTGCAGGAAGGGTACTCCTAATAATCGTGCACATTAGgagtgctgctgagctgtggtAAATGAAGATTTTATACAGTGACTTGAGGAGTTATCCAAAGTGCAAGTGGCATCATTACACAAGACTGTAACTAGCCAGACATTTTCTAAGATGGTCTTAGAGCCATTTGGAATAATTCAGGAACAGCTTTGATACAACAGACATGAAAAGCAAGTAGGAGAGTGGCTCATCCTGACTTCAAATATAGAACAGATTCAAAGATGAAAGTCACCAAGATTCAAAATGGCTCAGAGCTCAATCAAGAGAAAAAGGGCAAACAAAAGAATAAGCTTTCACAGCAACTTCCATGAAGCCTTCCAATTCTGAGTTATCAAAGGTCACCCTAGATGAGAGGTACTTGGGCCACTCAGCCTCAAAGGCCAGACCAAAGGAAAACAGTGGAGAAATGGCACCTGAAATGGTATGGCTGTGGGTACAAGGACAAACTAACCCAAtgccaaggaagaaaagaaaatacaataaaagaCCACACTGGCTGACTCAAATataaggaaagagaagcaggaggaagggagaggaagctAAGGATAATCAGCTAACTGAAAGATATCACTCAGGCCCTATGCACTTAATTACACTTCCTCTGGCTCTCACTAATGTctaataagagaaaaaaaattaagtgaaagaCTAACAGTTAATACCCACTAGTTCTGaatttttacataatttaatGTGACACTTAAATGAAGTattaaaaacttaatttaagtattttcaaACAGTGAAGGAAGGGCTATACATTTACTGGAGGGCAAAGGTAGGGTGATCTTTCCCCCACTCGAGAAAACAAAGTTAGCAACAAGTTCAAGGTAGTGTACTTAAGCTGGAATAGTTAGTTACACAACCATGGGATGAAGAATGATTAAGTAGGCCACACTTCTGAAGAGTTTGTGAGCTACACTGGATCACATTGCAGAGTTCTACCTGACTGCACTGTTGCAGAAATGACGAGGGTTATACTGGGATGTTACACTGTTTGGTCTCTGCATGTAGAGATGAACAGTGCCTGAACAACAATTCAGCACTGCTAACACCTTATCTGAAACAGTCACTGTACTTAGGCACTGTAAGGATTTTTTGAACTCAGTGGAAGATAGCTAAGGGAGAGTGACAAGGAATCAGAGATCTAGAAAACTTCAGCTTCTAAGGAAAGATTTGAACCAGCTGGCATCATTTTGTGTGAAGAACAGGAAAGATATTGCAGCTTTTGAGAACTTGAAGGACTGCTCAAAAGCAGCAATCTGGTTTATGCTTGCAtgataaatatgaaaatagtaATGGGCCTACTGTCAGATTACTTACTAGAAAGAACCTGAACagtaagaaaagcaaagccCTAGAATGGATTGGCAGAGAGAGAACACAAAACCTTTCATCAGAAAGCTCAAAGAATACATTGAAAATTGTCAGGAATCTGACCTTAGGATAGAAGGATGGAGTAGATCACTTTAAAAGGTCCCTACTGTCCCTGTTTGTCAATTATTTCACATTCTTTAGCACTCAAAATTGGGCTGGTGCTACACAAAAGTTTGATACATTTTGACAGCCACTTTGCTCACCTGCAATATGTTTGACTCCACCACTCCTCCCAGAGCAAAAGATCACCAAATAAAAGCATCACTTTAATCCATGAGCTCGAGTACTCTTTCCTCTTTGCAACCTTAAATGCATTCTAGTACTGTTCTGTAGTATAGATTTCTGGTCAGAGcttaaaaccaaaatggaaacaaaaaaccagcctTTCATAATGATACATTTAAAAAAGTTTGTTTAAAGGAATTCAGAACATCTTGGGAGGCAGATGTCGATTCCAGTCAACGAAACTGCCACCTGTCAGCATTTCTGTAGCAAGTAATTACCACCTGCCATCCTCCTTGGCCTCCAAGAGGAAATGAGGCCTCATATTAAGTGAAATGCAAGTGTTGCACCAAACCAGAGTTTCTCCAGAATATAGTACATAGCACTGTTCAAGTGTTGATTTATTGAGGTTTTTAGGTGTCTTTTTCATTGGGACTTAATCTTTCACAGGTTTAATCtggtaatttaaaatgtatttgaaggTGTAAAGCACTGTAAGCTGAATGCTTGCTGAGTGCAGAGAACGAATGAGGAGTGATGTCAAAATGGAAGTTCAGTTGGCTCCAGCACAAGCACCACCACACTTGTTTAAAGTAGCAGTGGAGGACAGAATTGAGGAAAGAGAGCATTGAGGCCCTTGGCACTATTAAGCCTAATAAttcatctaattttttttacattagcAGGTTTAGAATACTGCATTGCTACCATTTGAGCCAGACTGGTCAATTCCAGATGAGGGTAAAGTGCTCACATAATCAGCTTATAGTGCAaatctcaaaacaaaaaacacattaaaaaccaaaccaaaacaaaaaaactggtGTGACAGTGCAGCTTACCTCGCTCAATATCATCCACAGGAGAAGATGgaaacatcttttcttttggtGGAGAATTCTTAATGTTGTTTGGAGCCTTGGTTGCATTTctcatttgctgctgctgctgctctatGCGAGACTGAACTTTACTGCTTCCATCAGCTCTGTGTgtgaaagcagaagttttgtAATTACTCTAGAAGACAAGATGCAAGGAAACAGACAGGAGCACAGGGGATACAGTCCCTTAAGCTATGGAATTATTTGGCATGCCTTTCTAAACAGTATCATTAGGTTTCTAGGTAGATTATTATAGTGACATAATTTTATATAGatatgtttaaaatgtttttaatacaGTGCCATTAATTTCTTAAATCTGTCAGTTGACTTGCTTTTATAACTGGCTAGCCAGGATAATTTAGTAATAATTCtgctggactcagcagcagaaaaaagtattaaaaaactTGGTCTGAGAAAGGCAAGCCATTATGTTACTGAAGTGTGTCACAGAttcatcttttgttttctcattcaGAAGTCAGAAGACAGTAGACAAGGTACTTTCCAAACAGATTTCCCCACTCACAACtcatcagaaaatatttcatctctTTCAATAATGTGACAATTTTTAGTTTAAAGacaaaatgtatatatatatattttgatttcttctgtTTGTCAAGATTCAAAAGCTGTGAAGTCAGCATGCTGAGAAAGCAGGTTTTTCACTCTGTTGAACAGGGCCAGGTACTTtctaaaaatgacattttactAAAAATAGTAACAGGAGGTAGTCCTGTATCTCAGTTTAGACTCATGAACAGATCGATTTTCAGAGTGAGTAAAGTGCAGTTGTTTCTCTGGCAAATCACCCAcctggtttttttcacagtgatgTTGCTGCTAAGCTTCTCCAGGCGACATTCTCCAGTGTCATGGTTGATAATTAAGATACATTCCTTTAGGTAAGGCTTCTTTGAGCCCTTGAACACAGTCACTGGTGGAGTTGAGCCCTATTAAATCAGAAGTCCAGTAAGTGGTACTGCTTTTATTAGAAACAATCCACCCCAGTGATGACAAATTCACTACAAGTGATCATTTCTAGCCTTGAAAAATTTTATTAGATACACAGTTACCACGACCAAAACCAGCGGATGACTGACTGGAACAGGACTGCACTCTTTGTTTGAAActgatgaaaattttatttcccaaTGAGAGAGCATGCTCAGTGTAGGACCCCTGTTACCAAGAGGGGTTTAGGTTACCATATCAGCAGAGCAGTAAGGCACAGCAGGTAGtaaattttccctttccagtCTTTCCTGCTTTAGAACTGCACTAGAGCAGTAAATACCAAGAGGAAACTTGCACTGCCAACATCCACATGAAGCATTGCTGTGTACGCAACACTTCTGGGTCATCCTACAGCATATTTCCAGTGCAGTGAATACATTTAAAGTTACAGTGCAGCTGTTTAACATTTAGGTCTTTTGTAATTTCTTAGAGCAATTGTTTTTCTACTCTAAAATTACATCCGCTGCTCTGAAATAGCACTGAAACTTCATATCCTTCTATATTCAGTCAATACTTTGGTGACAAGATAAATCATTCCCTTATGCCCACCACTTTTCAGCCACCCCACTCACCTCAATATTTGGCAGTGTTATTGTCACCTGTTCACCTTTGCCAACTTCAAGGTCTCCTTCACAGGACATATCAATAGATGCAGGCTTGAAGTCAtctaaatataaaaccaaagTGGATTATTTGCAGGCTTTTCAGGAATGTTAGAAATGTAGAAACCTTTTAATTGAAGTTGGAGGCTATTAAGTTAAGCACTTTTTTGCTAGCGTATCCTCTATCATTCCCCTGTGCAGGTTTATTCCATAAATACTCAAAGAACTCAAAGTCAAATGGTTTTCTCAAGATTCAGTTTGTCAACACCTTTCagttaaaattagaaaaaagcttttaggTTTTAATGATTAAAGAGGCTGAATGAGCTGTGTTATagttcaaaaaataaattatcacataattgctttcagaaaaatcagtaaatTGTTCTTGAAAATGTCAATCCCAAACATGGGGGATATAGAAAACTGactgaaaatgcaaacaacATCAATTCTCAAATCCATTTCTGGATCCATTTCTCATTTTACTGTAGCATGTAtgtcagaaactgaaaaaaaaattgtgtttctgtATAGTTTTGTCAAAAGCAAAATGACTTCTCAATTAAGAtattagtttcctttttttctttttcaacatcTAAAGCATTAAAGTGAGTT
The nucleotide sequence above comes from Heliangelus exortis chromosome 6, bHelExo1.hap1, whole genome shotgun sequence. Encoded proteins:
- the EAF2 gene encoding ELL-associated factor 2, coding for MNGAVPSVFDPKERVLKLGETFEKQPRCAFHTVRYDFKPASIDMSCEGDLEVGKGEQVTITLPNIEGSTPPVTVFKGSKKPYLKECILIINHDTGECRLEKLSSNITVKKTRADGSSKVQSRIEQQQQQMRNATKAPNNIKNSPPKEKMFPSSPVDDIERELKAEASIMDQLSSSDSSSDSKSSSSSSSSSENSSSDSEDEEMKPCLPLSMPYLQSQPTVSAIPQQAVPDKDASHNRSQESSGHMMNTLRNDLQLSESGSDSDD